The following proteins are co-located in the Paracoccus saliphilus genome:
- a CDS encoding IS5 family transposase: MAWTELTRLQHARTGGKYASDMTDAEWALIEPLMPPRRRTGRPRTTGLRDVFDAILYIATTGCQWRMLPNDFPPVSTVRSYFHAWRNDGLLDEMNRALVEAARLAGARKAQPTAGIIDSQSVKTTESGGINGYDAGKRIKGRKRHIVTDTIGLLVGLAVHCAGIQDRDGAPEVLRTVASRHPMLRYIFADGGYAGPKLRTALKAIGRWTVQIVKRSDTADGFEVLPRRWVVVRTLAWLGRCRRLAKDWEKTIASAEAWILIAHIRRVMRHLAKV; the protein is encoded by the coding sequence ATGGCCTGGACTGAGCTCACCCGCCTCCAGCATGCCCGAACGGGAGGCAAATACGCAAGCGATATGACCGATGCGGAATGGGCATTGATCGAGCCTCTGATGCCCCCTCGCAGAAGAACTGGTCGCCCCCGCACGACAGGCTTGCGGGATGTGTTTGACGCGATCCTTTACATCGCGACGACAGGGTGCCAATGGCGTATGCTGCCGAACGATTTTCCGCCGGTTTCGACGGTCCGCAGCTATTTTCATGCATGGCGCAATGATGGTCTTCTGGATGAGATGAACCGTGCCCTTGTCGAGGCTGCGCGTCTGGCGGGAGCCCGCAAGGCGCAGCCGACAGCAGGTATCATTGACAGCCAAAGCGTAAAAACCACGGAAAGTGGCGGGATTAACGGATATGACGCCGGCAAGCGGATCAAGGGGCGTAAGCGCCACATCGTCACCGACACGATCGGATTGTTGGTGGGCCTGGCGGTCCACTGCGCCGGTATCCAGGACCGTGATGGCGCGCCAGAGGTGTTGAGAACTGTTGCATCTCGCCACCCCATGCTACGCTACATCTTTGCCGACGGCGGTTATGCAGGACCCAAACTGCGCACCGCGCTGAAGGCCATCGGTCGATGGACGGTTCAGATCGTCAAGCGTTCTGATACCGCCGATGGTTTCGAAGTTCTGCCGCGCAGATGGGTGGTCGTGCGCACCCTCGCATGGCTCGGGCGCTGTCGCCGCTTAGCAAAAGACTGGGAGAAAACCATCGCAAGCGCCGAGGCCTGGATCCTCATCGCGCACATTCGACGCGTCATGCGTCACCTCGCAAAGGTATGA
- a CDS encoding bifunctional sulfate adenylyltransferase/adenylylsulfate kinase, with translation MSRPNLAPITELYVSFDSAQKMRAEAADLTSWDLSPRQICDLELLMNGAFNPLKGFMTEADYEHVVDKMRLSDGTLWPMPITLDVSEEFADRIKLGQDIALRDQEGVILATLTVTDRWTPDKAEEARKVFGADDTAHPAVNYIHHTAGPVYLGGPVTGIQQPVHYDFRGRRDTPNELRAYFRKLGWRKIVAFQTRNPLHRAHQELTFRAAKEVEANLLIHPVVGMTKPGDVDHFTRVRCYEAVLDKYPGSTTTMSLLNLAMRMAGPREALWHGLIRRNHGCTHFIVGRDHAGPGKNSRGEDFYGHYDAQDMFREHEEEIGIKMVDFKHMVYVQERAQYEPTDEIPDRDKVTILNISGTELRRRLVEGLEIPDWFSFPEVVTELRRTRPPRSKQGFTVFFTGYSGSGKSTIANALLVKLMEMGGRPVTLLDGDIVRKNLSSELGFSKEHRDLNIRRIGYVASEITKNGGIAICAPIAPYAATRRAVREEIESYGAFVEVHVATSLEECERRDRKGLYKLAREGKIKEFTGISDPYDDPQNPELRVETERADVDNCAHQVILKLEQMGLIAG, from the coding sequence TGACCTCGAACTTCTCATGAACGGCGCGTTCAATCCACTCAAGGGTTTCATGACTGAGGCCGATTATGAACATGTCGTTGACAAGATGCGCCTGTCCGACGGCACACTCTGGCCGATGCCGATCACGCTCGACGTCAGCGAGGAATTCGCTGACAGGATCAAGCTGGGTCAGGATATTGCCCTGCGCGACCAGGAGGGGGTGATCCTTGCCACCCTGACCGTGACCGACCGCTGGACGCCCGACAAGGCGGAAGAGGCCAGAAAGGTTTTCGGCGCCGACGATACCGCACATCCGGCGGTCAATTACATCCACCATACCGCAGGCCCGGTTTATCTGGGTGGGCCGGTCACAGGAATTCAGCAGCCGGTGCATTACGATTTCCGCGGTCGGCGCGACACACCGAACGAGCTGCGCGCATATTTTCGTAAGCTGGGCTGGCGCAAGATTGTCGCCTTCCAGACCCGGAACCCGCTGCACCGGGCCCATCAGGAGCTGACCTTCCGCGCCGCCAAGGAAGTGGAGGCAAACCTGTTGATCCACCCGGTTGTGGGCATGACCAAACCGGGCGATGTCGATCATTTCACCCGTGTGCGCTGCTATGAAGCGGTGCTCGACAAGTATCCGGGCTCGACGACCACAATGAGCCTTTTGAATTTGGCCATGCGGATGGCCGGTCCGCGCGAAGCACTTTGGCATGGACTCATCCGCCGCAACCATGGCTGCACACATTTCATCGTTGGTCGAGACCATGCCGGACCGGGCAAGAACAGCCGTGGAGAGGATTTCTACGGGCATTACGATGCTCAGGACATGTTTCGTGAGCACGAGGAGGAAATTGGCATCAAGATGGTCGATTTCAAACACATGGTCTATGTGCAGGAACGTGCGCAATACGAGCCGACGGATGAGATTCCGGACAGGGACAAGGTCACGATCCTGAACATCAGCGGAACGGAACTGCGCCGCCGTCTTGTGGAGGGGCTCGAGATTCCCGACTGGTTTTCCTTCCCCGAAGTGGTGACCGAATTGCGCCGGACCAGGCCGCCGCGTTCGAAACAGGGGTTTACCGTTTTTTTCACCGGCTATTCTGGATCGGGCAAATCAACGATCGCCAACGCGCTCCTGGTCAAGCTGATGGAGATGGGCGGGCGTCCGGTGACTTTGCTGGATGGCGATATCGTGCGCAAGAATCTCAGCTCGGAACTGGGTTTTTCCAAGGAACACCGCGATCTCAATATCCGCCGCATAGGCTATGTTGCAAGCGAGATCACCAAGAATGGCGGTATCGCCATATGCGCACCGATTGCCCCTTACGCCGCGACCCGGCGCGCCGTGCGCGAGGAGATAGAAAGCTACGGGGCCTTTGTCGAGGTTCACGTCGCTACCTCGCTCGAGGAATGCGAGCGACGCGACCGGAAAGGTTTGTACAAGCTGGCGCGCGAGGGCAAGATCAAGGAATTTACCGGTATATCGGACCCTTATGACGACCCGCAGAACCCGGAACTGAGGGTCGAGACTGAAAGGGCCGACGTTGATAACTGTGCCCATCAGGTGATTCTCAAACTCGAGCAAATGGGCCTGATCGCGGGCTGA